One Littorina saxatilis isolate snail1 linkage group LG10, US_GU_Lsax_2.0, whole genome shotgun sequence DNA window includes the following coding sequences:
- the LOC138978367 gene encoding P2X purinoceptor 7-like codes for MADHEENSETSSVSSLELSCYSSDFEVLNEHDLQPYQFEPELSDAEVEETPDRDDFSESLDRLMSTNWCQCANCAGMGSIRECRCCQEIPEMESLTVSTGVGCITDHPGFRSVCLDHYVLETCYHWYNQQYGRAIQDANERYRYVAYRMLVRWVWKWLGRDIRVTLPACAVARIREQFPSADGQYVGYRDPE; via the exons ATGGCAGACCATGAAGAAAACAGTGAAACAAGCAGCGTTTCTTCACTGGAACTATCGTGCTACAGTAGTGATTTTGAGGTTTTGAATGAACACGATCTTCAACCATACCAGTTTGAACCTGAGCTGTCCGATGCTGAGGTTGAGGAAACACCCGACAGAGACGATTTTAGCGAGTCTCTCGATCGTTTGATGTCCACCAACTG gtgtcagTGCGCAAACTGTGCAGGCATGGGCTCAATCCGAGAATGCCGCTGTTGTCAAGAAATTCCAGAAATGGAATCACTGACAGTAAGCACAGGGGTGGGCTGCATCACTGACCACCCTGGCTTCAGATCAGTGTGCTTGGACCACTATGTCTTGGAGACATGCTATCACTGGTACAACCAGCAGTATGGGAGGGCTATACAGGATGCTAATGA gCGGTATCGGTATGTAGCTTACCGCATGCTTGTGCGGTGGGTCTGGAAATGGCTGGGGAGAGACATCAGGGTCACCTTACCAGCTTGTGCGGTTGCAAGAATTAGAGAACAGTTTCCTAGTGCAGATGGGCAGTACGTGGGTTATAGGGACCCAGAGTAA